A genome region from Fodinibius salicampi includes the following:
- a CDS encoding rhomboid family intramembrane serine protease produces MYNESFSDSFKRGYRALPVAIRTLITLNVAVFILQVLLGIFSSQYSNSLIRTFAFYPDWQTALFQPWRMFTYMFLHGGAFHLIFNMLWLWWMGRAVEEHLGPRTFSVIYLAAGLGGALLDVVAAPLLGYNPVIGASGAVYGIMVSFAMLFPTMPIMLLLLPPIQARYVVAGLIALDMLLLGSSDGTARIVHLAGAGIGYLMMKRMQQGYDLSKWILPIEQFWYRLKGTYEESQSKPRNKNMHAVSDVEIIDETEQDELDTILEKIAEKGYDGLTKEEKKKLFELSKKE; encoded by the coding sequence ATGTACAACGAATCGTTTAGTGACTCTTTTAAGCGCGGATACCGGGCACTGCCCGTAGCCATTCGTACGCTTATTACCCTTAATGTGGCCGTCTTTATACTGCAGGTGCTGCTGGGTATTTTCAGTTCGCAGTACAGCAATTCCCTCATCAGAACCTTTGCTTTTTATCCCGATTGGCAGACGGCCTTATTTCAACCGTGGCGAATGTTTACCTATATGTTCCTCCACGGAGGCGCCTTCCACCTGATATTCAATATGCTGTGGCTTTGGTGGATGGGACGGGCTGTAGAAGAGCATTTGGGTCCCCGAACCTTTAGCGTAATCTATCTCGCCGCCGGACTTGGCGGGGCGTTACTGGATGTGGTTGCAGCTCCTTTATTGGGTTACAATCCGGTCATCGGGGCATCCGGTGCCGTGTACGGTATCATGGTTTCTTTTGCCATGCTTTTCCCCACTATGCCGATTATGCTGTTGCTGCTTCCACCCATACAGGCGCGGTACGTGGTAGCGGGACTGATAGCCCTGGATATGCTGCTCTTGGGCTCTTCCGACGGTACGGCACGTATTGTACACCTGGCCGGTGCAGGCATTGGTTACCTGATGATGAAAAGAATGCAGCAGGGCTACGATTTGAGTAAATGGATCTTGCCGATTGAACAGTTTTGGTACCGGCTGAAGGGTACGTATGAAGAAAGTCAGTCGAAGCCCCGGAATAAGAATATGCATGCGGTTTCGGATGTGGAGATTATCGATGAAACTGAACAGGATGAGCTCGATACCATCCTGGAAAAGATTGCTGAAAAAGGATATGACGGGCTAACCAAAGAGGAGAAGAAAAAACTTTTTGAGCTTAGTAAGAAAGAATAA
- a CDS encoding rhomboid family intramembrane serine protease — protein sequence MNYQSSNYQPSTQFSIFPPAVKHLLIINGLAFVGLNTPIIGQMLFEYGALWPLESGRFGFWQLVSYMFLHAGLGHIFFNLFALWMFGQAIENFWGTQRFTIYYFLTGIGAAILHMIVGPGGVPTLGASGAVYGILLAFGMMFPDRPIMLLFPPIPIKAKYFVAGFGAIELISGLTRSNSGVAHFAHLGGMLVGFILIKYWGLKGERSNY from the coding sequence TTGAATTATCAGTCTTCGAACTATCAACCGAGTACGCAATTTTCCATTTTCCCCCCGGCAGTTAAGCATTTGCTTATCATAAACGGACTGGCTTTTGTGGGTCTGAATACCCCGATCATCGGCCAGATGCTGTTTGAATATGGCGCGCTCTGGCCGCTGGAGTCGGGCCGTTTTGGCTTTTGGCAGCTGGTCAGCTATATGTTTCTGCATGCGGGACTGGGACACATTTTCTTTAACCTCTTTGCACTCTGGATGTTTGGTCAGGCCATTGAAAACTTCTGGGGTACTCAGCGATTTACGATTTATTACTTTTTGACCGGTATTGGCGCTGCCATCCTGCACATGATCGTAGGTCCTGGAGGCGTGCCCACGCTGGGAGCCTCCGGGGCGGTGTACGGTATCTTGCTGGCTTTCGGGATGATGTTTCCGGACCGGCCCATTATGTTGCTGTTTCCGCCCATCCCGATAAAAGCAAAGTATTTTGTAGCGGGCTTTGGGGCCATTGAGCTCATCAGCGGATTAACGAGGTCCAATTCGGGCGTTGCGCATTTTGCTCACCTGGGCGGTATGCTGGTCGGCTTTATCCTGATCAAGTACTGGGGACTAAAGGGTGAACGTTCTAATTATTAA
- a CDS encoding nickel-binding protein, protein MPLFMDYHLVSDIDIDAVKEGHLADKSIQEKYGVKYIQFWVNQEAGTIFCLIEAPDKESCELVHQEAHGNIACQIVQVESGFYKLFMGEPHQLDDGIVVGKDGDLDKAYRFVLAIHILGITSAVDSDDLSQLILPGKPKTLIQRIIPSYDGREVKNGDYDGILCVFSKAEEAMGCAIEIQQEFLKRIMNPEDESWNITFKIGIGGGQPVTMGEHFFEKTIRLAQRLSLVAGDGEIIASNMVRKLSEIEEKHKGPSSLKAIQSAEEEFLEQLFDITEKNLSNDAFNVEQLCRDIGISRSQLYRKVKAITGSSPVVFIRDIRLNKALSLIKENKYNLSEIALEIGYNNPSYFSKCFRDKYGVKASNVAV, encoded by the coding sequence ATGCCTTTATTCATGGATTACCATCTCGTTTCCGACATCGACATCGATGCGGTAAAAGAGGGCCATTTGGCTGATAAATCCATACAGGAAAAATACGGCGTCAAGTATATTCAATTTTGGGTAAACCAGGAAGCCGGAACGATATTCTGCCTGATCGAGGCCCCTGATAAAGAATCCTGTGAACTGGTTCACCAAGAAGCCCATGGGAATATTGCTTGCCAGATTGTACAGGTCGAAAGCGGTTTTTATAAACTATTTATGGGTGAACCCCATCAGCTCGATGACGGGATTGTAGTTGGGAAAGACGGCGACTTAGACAAAGCCTACCGGTTTGTGCTTGCAATTCATATTCTGGGAATCACAAGTGCTGTAGATTCGGATGATTTGAGCCAGCTGATTCTGCCCGGTAAACCTAAAACACTGATTCAGAGAATCATCCCATCGTACGATGGACGAGAGGTTAAAAACGGTGATTATGATGGAATACTTTGCGTCTTTTCAAAAGCCGAAGAAGCGATGGGCTGTGCTATTGAAATTCAACAAGAGTTTTTAAAACGGATAATGAACCCGGAAGACGAATCCTGGAATATCACATTCAAGATAGGGATAGGTGGTGGACAGCCTGTGACAATGGGCGAACATTTTTTTGAAAAAACGATCCGGCTTGCCCAACGGCTCAGCTTAGTTGCCGGCGACGGGGAGATTATAGCATCGAATATGGTTAGAAAATTGAGTGAAATAGAAGAGAAACATAAAGGTCCGTCATCATTAAAAGCGATACAGTCCGCTGAGGAAGAGTTTCTGGAACAACTATTTGACATCACGGAGAAAAATCTCTCCAATGATGCATTTAATGTTGAACAACTTTGCCGTGACATCGGTATCAGCCGGTCGCAGCTGTACCGGAAAGTCAAAGCCATAACCGGAAGTTCGCCGGTCGTGTTTATTCGCGATATACGCTTGAACAAGGCCCTCTCACTGATCAAAGAAAACAAATACAACCTTTCCGAAATTGCATTGGAAATTGGATATAACAATCCCTCCTACTTTTCAAAATGTTTCCGGGATAAGTATGGTGTAAAAGCGTCAAATGTAGCTGTATAG
- a CDS encoding nickel-binding protein, whose translation MPLYMDCHDTPGIKIEEAEKAHLKDLAVQEKYDVKYISYWVNEDSGKVFCLMKAPNKEAIHKTHLLANGIETCNIVEVEGGLYSAFMGKDLTDRDDLVVDENGTPDGGYRFIMNLDIIAVTRLTDFIDFDELKLPQKPLEAAERFILKNNGNVVNQLSYDRVIAVFKTPESCLLCAKEIQEEFLSHQFHYTSNEWNFKFTMGLCIGEPVSKTDDQIFQKALNKSMWYCKIAENGKIALPIEFQEISVLCKTEMDEPGISIIDKSDQVFIQRLFDHINLNISNVDYTIDKLSKEMRLSRAQLYRKLNSMSNTSPVQFVRDIRLRFALNLIKERKLSISEIAYELGFSNPSYFAKCFKEKYGISPSKIKVEV comes from the coding sequence ATGCCTTTATACATGGATTGTCATGATACTCCGGGAATTAAAATTGAGGAAGCCGAAAAAGCTCATTTAAAAGATTTGGCCGTTCAGGAAAAGTATGATGTGAAGTACATATCCTATTGGGTAAATGAAGACAGCGGTAAAGTTTTTTGTTTGATGAAGGCCCCCAACAAAGAAGCCATTCATAAGACACATCTTTTAGCAAATGGCATAGAAACGTGCAATATTGTGGAAGTGGAGGGAGGGCTTTACTCAGCCTTTATGGGGAAAGACTTAACGGACAGAGACGATTTAGTTGTAGATGAAAACGGAACTCCAGATGGCGGATATCGATTTATCATGAATCTGGATATCATTGCCGTCACCCGGCTGACTGACTTTATCGATTTTGATGAGCTAAAACTACCCCAGAAACCACTTGAAGCTGCAGAACGATTCATTTTAAAAAACAATGGTAACGTTGTAAACCAATTGTCTTACGATCGAGTCATTGCTGTTTTTAAAACACCGGAAAGCTGCCTGCTATGTGCCAAAGAGATCCAGGAGGAATTTCTCTCCCATCAATTTCATTACACTTCAAATGAGTGGAATTTTAAATTCACAATGGGCTTGTGTATCGGAGAACCGGTATCAAAAACGGATGACCAGATTTTCCAAAAGGCATTAAATAAAAGTATGTGGTATTGCAAAATTGCAGAAAATGGAAAGATTGCACTGCCCATTGAGTTCCAGGAGATAAGCGTTTTATGCAAAACAGAAATGGACGAACCCGGTATTAGCATTATCGACAAATCCGACCAGGTATTTATTCAGCGGTTATTTGATCACATCAACTTGAATATTTCTAACGTTGATTATACCATTGACAAATTAAGTAAAGAGATGCGATTGAGCCGGGCTCAATTGTATCGGAAATTAAATTCCATGTCTAACACCTCTCCGGTTCAATTTGTCAGGGACATCAGGCTTAGATTCGCACTGAACCTGATCAAAGAGAGAAAGTTATCAATCTCGGAAATAGCCTATGAGTTGGGGTTCTCCAATCCATCCTATTTTGCCAAATGCTTCAAAGAAAAGTATGGTATCTCTCCCTCCAAAATAAAAGTTGAAGTGTAG
- a CDS encoding YybH family protein, translated as MNSLYKISLICTLLLSWASTACQAQSEDGIMTEYPEEKAEILQTWNEIIESVKNGDIDKLISFHAYGPKFTEFKQGAPRNGGEENEAFERGVFGSVKEALKMDANDMKIAVYYGNVAVVTFHSDFHLQFEEEMAVVNDQISLVFVKNNQGEWKIVHEHHSPLTQS; from the coding sequence ATGAACAGTTTATATAAAATTTCTCTGATCTGTACCCTCCTCCTCTCTTGGGCATCCACAGCGTGTCAGGCTCAATCTGAAGATGGTATTATGACCGAATACCCGGAAGAAAAAGCCGAAATTTTACAAACGTGGAATGAAATTATTGAAAGCGTGAAGAACGGTGATATAGACAAATTAATCTCTTTCCATGCCTATGGACCCAAGTTCACTGAATTTAAACAAGGGGCTCCAAGAAACGGAGGTGAGGAAAATGAAGCCTTTGAACGAGGAGTGTTTGGAAGCGTTAAGGAAGCGTTAAAAATGGACGCAAATGATATGAAGATTGCCGTCTATTACGGGAATGTAGCCGTGGTGACCTTTCATTCAGATTTTCATTTGCAGTTTGAAGAAGAGATGGCCGTTGTGAATGATCAGATCAGCCTTGTATTTGTCAAAAATAATCAGGGAGAATGGAAAATAGTGCACGAACATCATTCACCTCTTACTCAATCATAG
- a CDS encoding FAD-binding oxidoreductase, which yields MINIEELQSTFRGRLIQPNDSDYDEERQVWNGYIDKHPALIAKCSGMADVIDAVNFARKNDIEVSVRGGGHNVAGSALCDDGMVIDLSEMRGIHVDASQKLARVQGGATWGDLDRETQVFGLAAPGGVVSTTGVAGLTLGGGLGWMRKKHGLSCDNLQSVEIVTADGELLTASDTENPDLFWALRGGGGNFGIVTSFVFHLHEVGPTVMMCAVMYPVEIAKTVLSTWKDFMIASPDEISSQLLFWALPDTDDFPDEARGKHVIAITAMYVGDPDEGEKAFRELREINTPVLDLSGKIPYSVAQTMFDPFFPKNERHYYFKSQDLASLNQETMDALIEGAKNRPVPSMLLAIWHYGGEMNRIASTDTAFGSRNTTFLMSVDSVWDDPADSEKVISWSRNFLDQMKQFSGDGMYVNFSGFGEEGEDLVQKAYGDNYERLTKIKTEYDPDNFFHLNQNIKPVSE from the coding sequence ATGATTAATATTGAAGAATTACAATCAACATTTAGAGGTCGTTTAATTCAGCCAAACGATTCTGATTATGATGAAGAACGACAGGTCTGGAATGGATATATCGATAAACATCCCGCCCTGATCGCAAAATGCTCCGGCATGGCAGATGTGATCGATGCGGTAAACTTTGCACGAAAAAACGATATCGAAGTGTCCGTGCGTGGCGGCGGACATAATGTAGCCGGCTCCGCACTTTGTGATGACGGGATGGTGATTGATCTGTCTGAAATGCGCGGAATCCATGTCGACGCATCTCAGAAACTAGCCCGGGTGCAGGGCGGTGCAACCTGGGGAGATCTGGACCGGGAAACACAGGTATTTGGATTAGCCGCTCCCGGTGGCGTGGTATCTACAACCGGAGTCGCCGGCCTGACCCTGGGAGGAGGATTGGGATGGATGCGAAAAAAACACGGACTAAGCTGTGATAATCTTCAATCTGTGGAGATTGTAACGGCCGATGGAGAACTACTTACGGCCAGCGATACCGAAAACCCGGACCTCTTCTGGGCACTTCGCGGCGGAGGCGGAAACTTTGGGATTGTTACGTCCTTTGTATTTCATCTTCATGAAGTTGGCCCCACTGTGATGATGTGTGCCGTCATGTACCCGGTTGAAATTGCCAAGACCGTGCTCTCTACATGGAAAGATTTTATGATAGCCTCGCCCGATGAAATTAGCTCGCAGCTACTGTTTTGGGCACTGCCAGATACCGACGATTTCCCCGATGAAGCAAGAGGAAAACATGTCATTGCCATTACAGCCATGTATGTGGGTGATCCGGATGAAGGTGAAAAGGCCTTCCGGGAGTTACGGGAAATCAACACACCTGTTTTAGATTTGAGTGGAAAGATCCCCTATTCGGTGGCTCAAACCATGTTCGATCCCTTCTTCCCCAAAAATGAACGGCACTACTATTTCAAATCCCAGGATCTGGCATCTCTGAACCAGGAAACAATGGACGCTCTTATTGAAGGCGCCAAAAACAGGCCGGTACCGTCGATGCTGCTTGCCATTTGGCATTACGGAGGAGAGATGAATCGAATCGCCAGTACCGATACAGCGTTTGGAAGCCGAAATACAACATTTCTGATGAGTGTTGACTCCGTTTGGGATGACCCGGCTGATTCCGAAAAAGTCATTTCATGGTCTCGAAACTTTCTGGATCAAATGAAACAGTTTTCCGGTGACGGGATGTATGTGAATTTTTCCGGATTTGGTGAAGAAGGAGAAGACCTGGTTCAGAAAGCTTATGGAGATAACTATGAGCGGTTAACTAAAATTAAAACTGAGTACGATCCTGATAATTTCTTCCATCTAAATCAAAACATCAAACCCGTTTCTGAATAA
- a CDS encoding outer membrane beta-barrel family protein, which translates to MRQQIIPKYLIYLFLVGFLTPEVVAQVQVNGTVVAADGLPLPSVNVMILNETDSALVKGAVTDDIGIYRMAGIQPGNYILSISMVGFRTHEEAISIYEPGDENFSIDKITLDESIEQLGEVVTTARRPLYEQEIDRLVVNVQRSVTSSGSTALEVLEKSPGVQVNRQSNDISLTGKSGVIVMINDKNVRLPLESVITMLNGMSAANIEKIELITTPPAKYEAEGNAGIINIQMKEYSDLGYTGSFGTNIGYSSAETLGGNFAFSRRKNKLAFLLNYSINYNNSEESMFSERFFTEDGFTQTIRSENFRDPITTVQNISMGFEYALTEKTDTELLLTGFQRKWDTSDVSESLDHSSPNSLLIMEQSINEKNLWRNGIINFGIDHVFSEDRTLNFDLDYLYYKNSNPSSYRLDVVTGDVSPNNADAINVEKETPINIWVSKLDYQHEVSSKITFETGLKSTYSDFVNDVHVSDRVNGNFIVNNSFTNEADLEEFIGAIYLSSSISPSDKFQINAGIRYEHISRNLNSVTEGSIVDRKTGRLFPSLFIQKSIKNDHKVNLSYSRRTTRPTFWDLAPFVFFIDPKTFLSGNSNLKSAISDGFSLGYSRKSFLATLAYTHSSDEIARWQPSFDTETNNQIYSTQNLEFLDTYSLTSSFPLEPLAWWSLRISATGRYQFYRSAHLEDNFSGEAAGFNSNVVNTLDLPKDFSFEVSGFYQSKSVWGIARSRPQGSLNLGLQKKIGNGQGTLRLTATDILNTNILQANNNIESANINSFWRYNFDARSVTVSFTWNFGSNEFEKIEVSSGSEEEQNRVGIN; encoded by the coding sequence ATGAGACAGCAAATTATACCCAAATATTTGATCTATTTATTTTTAGTAGGGTTCCTAACACCTGAAGTAGTAGCACAAGTCCAGGTTAATGGGACCGTAGTTGCTGCCGATGGATTGCCGCTGCCATCAGTAAATGTAATGATCCTGAATGAAACCGATTCTGCATTAGTAAAAGGGGCCGTAACAGACGATATCGGGATTTACCGGATGGCCGGAATACAGCCCGGAAATTACATCCTTTCCATCTCAATGGTTGGTTTTCGAACCCACGAGGAAGCTATTTCTATTTATGAGCCTGGAGACGAAAACTTCAGTATTGATAAAATAACTTTAGATGAATCAATCGAACAGCTTGGAGAAGTAGTTACCACGGCACGGCGGCCCCTGTATGAGCAAGAAATCGACAGATTGGTCGTGAACGTTCAGCGGAGCGTTACATCCTCCGGCAGCACTGCTCTGGAAGTACTGGAAAAATCACCTGGTGTACAGGTAAACCGTCAGAGTAATGATATATCCCTAACCGGGAAATCTGGAGTTATAGTGATGATTAATGACAAAAATGTACGATTACCACTGGAATCGGTTATTACCATGTTAAATGGAATGAGTGCAGCCAACATAGAGAAGATTGAATTAATAACTACTCCACCCGCTAAATATGAAGCCGAAGGAAATGCCGGCATTATCAATATCCAGATGAAAGAATATTCTGACTTGGGTTATACCGGTTCTTTCGGTACAAATATTGGATATAGCAGTGCTGAAACACTTGGAGGAAACTTCGCATTTAGTCGCAGGAAAAATAAATTAGCATTCCTTCTTAATTACTCCATCAATTACAATAATTCTGAAGAATCCATGTTTAGTGAAAGGTTCTTCACAGAGGATGGTTTTACCCAGACAATCCGCAGTGAAAATTTCAGAGACCCAATCACGACTGTGCAGAATATTTCAATGGGTTTTGAATATGCTTTGACGGAAAAAACAGATACAGAGCTTTTATTGACTGGCTTCCAAAGAAAATGGGATACCTCAGATGTTTCAGAAAGCCTGGATCACTCCAGCCCAAACTCCCTACTCATCATGGAGCAAAGTATAAATGAAAAAAACTTATGGAGGAATGGAATTATAAATTTTGGCATAGACCATGTATTTAGCGAAGATAGAACACTGAATTTTGACCTGGATTACCTGTACTATAAAAATAGCAACCCTTCCAGTTACCGGCTTGATGTAGTTACAGGGGATGTTTCTCCAAATAATGCCGATGCCATCAATGTGGAAAAAGAAACTCCAATCAACATATGGGTTTCTAAACTGGATTATCAGCACGAAGTTTCTTCCAAAATAACGTTTGAAACCGGGTTGAAGAGCACATACTCAGATTTCGTCAACGACGTACATGTTAGCGACCGAGTAAATGGTAATTTTATAGTCAATAATTCTTTTACAAACGAGGCCGACCTGGAAGAGTTTATCGGGGCTATTTACCTTTCTTCGAGTATTAGTCCTTCTGATAAATTCCAGATAAATGCCGGGATTCGCTATGAACATATAAGCCGAAATTTAAACTCAGTTACTGAAGGGAGTATAGTTGACCGAAAAACAGGTCGATTATTCCCAAGTTTGTTTATCCAAAAAAGTATAAAAAATGATCATAAAGTAAATCTATCGTACAGCCGAAGAACTACGCGACCAACGTTCTGGGATCTTGCACCATTTGTATTCTTCATTGACCCAAAAACCTTTCTGTCGGGCAATTCAAATTTAAAATCTGCAATCAGTGATGGGTTTAGTTTAGGGTATTCCAGAAAAAGTTTCCTGGCCACTCTCGCTTATACGCATAGCAGTGATGAAATAGCAAGGTGGCAACCAAGCTTTGATACTGAGACCAATAATCAAATATATAGCACGCAGAATTTAGAATTTTTAGATACCTATTCACTCACATCAAGCTTTCCCCTGGAACCGCTTGCTTGGTGGAGTCTGCGTATCAGTGCTACCGGCAGATATCAATTTTATCGCTCGGCACACTTGGAAGACAACTTCTCGGGAGAAGCAGCCGGATTCAATTCAAATGTCGTAAACACGCTTGATTTACCGAAAGACTTTTCTTTTGAGGTATCCGGATTTTATCAGTCAAAATCAGTTTGGGGCATTGCAAGATCCAGACCACAGGGATCATTAAATCTTGGTCTGCAAAAGAAAATAGGAAACGGGCAGGGTACATTGAGATTAACAGCCACAGATATTTTAAATACAAATATTTTACAAGCTAATAATAATATCGAGAGTGCTAATATTAATTCTTTTTGGCGCTATAACTTTGATGCTAGGTCAGTTACAGTTTCTTTCACATGGAACTTTGGCAGTAACGAATTTGAAAAAATTGAGGTAAGCTCTGGGTCTGAGGAAGAGCAAAATAGAGTTGGAATCAATTAA